One genomic window of Cydia pomonella isolate Wapato2018A chromosome 6, ilCydPomo1, whole genome shotgun sequence includes the following:
- the LOC133518960 gene encoding alpha-catulin isoform X5, producing MDALSDDDEFTRRDPQISSLVATRGDASGAAVQRVGAAVCCAVERFVAVGETIADDNPDVRHSMVLACKEARAAGRAIERVCAGADGAGMVSAARALLAAVTRVLLLADMVVVRQLLLAKDKILHQYRQVVRSLDRLESVSNFAEFVRAFTEFGGGMVELARLTAERRADLRDERRRAQVAAARNVLERSTLMLLTSSKTCLRHPGSASARENRDTVFCQMRRAMDLIHYVVRDGLPGHDDHSQEWTLNTSKKENPQLQPFSDSREQAAQWEAGTALGSLRGLTSQVRAARARGGADAPRRRALASTLRALVERTHDFTDSAYTSHNHRQRILALAERIAYELERLVAVAVSMEEQGATGSGAALESASVGAASAAAELERALVEAARDQARDLGPLADDARRLASDLAHIASSCGERESERLHNIASRLHEQLDHIIEVCKLLRHIAMSETLQVSAKFAEINLRIYGPQVVTAARTLAAHPGSAAARENLDVFVDMWAWLLADAARLARELLDLTGERQDKQQYSSLPRPGKHGTTSKPLKAVKLDSEEQAKIAKSGLEMKMMSSEMDAETEKWQGAAADENNDIVKRAKNMSSMAFAMYQFTKGEGRLNTTQDLFTQAEYFAEEANRLYKIIRQFSYQVPAGTTKKELLEQLDKVPTYVQQLQFTVKEPTVGRAATFSKVDNVIQETKHLMNVISKVVTTCFDCANKVTASFSHIYDIFTIFEQHDALFETLNFLGNIKTLVHWNVMFLRYLCRGSRVWEWLKGTRVLHLLSTLKILLHS from the exons GTCGTGCGATCGAGCGGGTGTGTGCGGGCGCGGACGGCGCGGGCATGGTGTCGGCGGCGCGAGCGCTGCTCGCAGCGGTCACGCGCGTGCTACTGCTCGCCGACATGGTGGTTGTGCGACAACTACTGCTAGCCAAGGACAAG ATCCTTCATCAATACCGGCAGGTGGTACGCTCGCTGGACCGCCTCGAGTCCGTGTCCAACTTCGCGGAGTTCGTGCGCGCCTTCACCGAGTTTGGCGGCGGCATGGTGGAGCTGGCCAGGCTGACGGCGGAGCGGAGAGCGGACCTGAGAGACGAGCGGCGGAGAGCACAAGTCGCCGCCGCGAGGAACGTGCTGGAACGATCTACGCTTATGCTACTTACCTCATCCAAA ACTTGCCTTAGGCACCCCGGGAGTGCCAGCGCACGGGAGAACCGCGACACCGTGTTCTGCCAGATGCGGCGCGCCATGGACCTCATCCACTACGTCGTGCGCGACGGGCTGCCCGGCCACGACGACCACTCGCAGGAG TGGACCTTGAATACTTCTAAAAAGGAAAACCCGCAG ttgCAACCTTTCTCGGATAGTCGTGAACAG GCTGCGCAATGGGAAGCAGGGACGGCGTTAGGCTCGCTTCGGGGGTTAACGTCACAAGTCCGCGCAGCGCGCGCCCGCGGCGGCGCAGACGCCCCACGGCGGCGTGCACTCGCGTCGACGCTGCGCGCGCTGGTGGAACGTACGCACGACTTCACGGACTCCGCCTACACGTCGCACAACCACCGGCAGCGGATACTGGCGCTCGCCGAGCGGATAGCGTACGAGCTAGAGAGGCTCGTCGCTGTTGCTGTCTCAATG GAGGAGCAAGGCGCGACGGGCAGCGGCGCGGCGCTAGAGAGCGCGAGCGTAGGCGCAGCAAGCGCGGCGGCCGAGCTCGAGCGGGCGCTCGTGGAGGCGGCGCGGGACCAGGCGCGCGACCTGGGGCCGCTCGCCGACGACGCGAGGAGGCTAGCCTCCGACCTTGCACACATAG CTAGTTCCTGTGGTGAGAGAGAATCAGAGAGACTGCACAATATAGCCAGCCGGCTCCACGAACAATTAGATCACATAATAGAG GTATGCAAATTACTTAGACACATAGCAATGTCGGAGACGTTGCAAGTGAGCGCGAAGTTTGCGGAGATTAATCTGAGGATATACGGGCCACAAGTGGTGACGGCTGCGCGAACACTGGCCGCACACCCAG GCAGCGCAGCGGCGCGGGAGAACCTCGACGTGTTCGTGGACATGTGGGCGTGGTTGTTAGCAGACGCGGCGCGGCTGGCGCGCGAGTTGCTCGACCTCACGGGCGAGCGGCAAGACAAGCAGCAGTATAGCAGTTTGCCTAGGCCAGGG AAACATGGAACGACGAGTAAACCGTTAAAAGCAGTTAAATTAGACTCTGAAGAACAAGCGAAAATCGCCAAGTCAGGGCTGGAGATGAAAATGATGTCGTCGGAGATGGACGCGGAGACTGAGAAGTGGCAGGGGGCAGCTGCCGACGAGAACAACGATATTGTGAAAAG GGCAAAAAATATGTCTTCCATGGCCTTCGCTATGTATCAGTTTACAAAAGGCGAGGGCCGTTTAAACACTACCCAAGACCTCTTCACGCAAGCGGAGTACTTCGCCGAGGAAGCGAATAGActgtataaaataatacgacAATTTTCTTACCAG GTACCAGCAGGTACAACGAAAAAAGAATTGTTGGAACAATTAGATAAAGTCCCCACGTACGTGCAGCAACTACAATTTACAGTGAAAGAGCCCACAGTAGGCCGCGCAGCCACTTTCAGTAAAGTCGACAACGTCATCCAGGAAACGAAACATCTTATGAACGTCATAAGTAAAGTCGTCACTACATGTTTCGACTGCGCCAACAAGGTGACTGCCTCTTTCTCTCACATATATgacatatttacaattttcgAGCAACACGACGCACTTTTTGAAACCCTGAATTTTCTAGGCAACATTAAGACTTTAGTGCATTGGAACGTAATGTTCCTTAGGTACCTTTGCCGTGGGAGTCGAGTGTGGGAGTGGTTAAAAGGCACCAGAGTGTTGCACCTGTTAAGTACTTTAAAGATTCTACTTCATTCGTGA
- the LOC133518960 gene encoding alpha-catulin isoform X8: MCRAIERVCAGADGAGMVSAARALLAAVTRVLLLADMVVVRQLLLAKDKILHQYRQVVRSLDRLESVSNFAEFVRAFTEFGGGMVELARLTAERRADLRDERRRAQVAAARNVLERSTLMLLTSSKTCLRHPGSASARENRDTVFCQMRRAMDLIHYVVRDGLPGHDDHSQEWTLNTSKKENPQLQPFSDSREQAAQWEAGTALGSLRGLTSQVRAARARGGADAPRRRALASTLRALVERTHDFTDSAYTSHNHRQRILALAERIAYELERLVAVAVSMEEQGATGSGAALESASVGAASAAAELERALVEAARDQARDLGPLADDARRLASDLAHIASSCGERESERLHNIASRLHEQLDHIIEVCKLLRHIAMSETLQVSAKFAEINLRIYGPQVVTAARTLAAHPGSAAARENLDVFVDMWAWLLADAARLARELLDLTGERQDKQQYSSLPRPGKHGTTSKPLKAVKLDSEEQAKIAKSGLEMKMMSSEMDAETEKWQGAAADENNDIVKRAKNMSSMAFAMYQFTKGEGRLNTTQDLFTQAEYFAEEANRLYKIIRQFSYQVPAGTTKKELLEQLDKVPTYVQQLQFTVKEPTVGRAATFSKVDNVIQETKHLMNVISKVVTTCFDCANKVTASFSHIYDIFTIFEQHDALFETLNFLGNIKTLVHWNVMFLRYLCRGSRVWEWLKGTRVLHLLSTLKILLHS, translated from the exons GTCGTGCGATCGAGCGGGTGTGTGCGGGCGCGGACGGCGCGGGCATGGTGTCGGCGGCGCGAGCGCTGCTCGCAGCGGTCACGCGCGTGCTACTGCTCGCCGACATGGTGGTTGTGCGACAACTACTGCTAGCCAAGGACAAG ATCCTTCATCAATACCGGCAGGTGGTACGCTCGCTGGACCGCCTCGAGTCCGTGTCCAACTTCGCGGAGTTCGTGCGCGCCTTCACCGAGTTTGGCGGCGGCATGGTGGAGCTGGCCAGGCTGACGGCGGAGCGGAGAGCGGACCTGAGAGACGAGCGGCGGAGAGCACAAGTCGCCGCCGCGAGGAACGTGCTGGAACGATCTACGCTTATGCTACTTACCTCATCCAAA ACTTGCCTTAGGCACCCCGGGAGTGCCAGCGCACGGGAGAACCGCGACACCGTGTTCTGCCAGATGCGGCGCGCCATGGACCTCATCCACTACGTCGTGCGCGACGGGCTGCCCGGCCACGACGACCACTCGCAGGAG TGGACCTTGAATACTTCTAAAAAGGAAAACCCGCAG ttgCAACCTTTCTCGGATAGTCGTGAACAG GCTGCGCAATGGGAAGCAGGGACGGCGTTAGGCTCGCTTCGGGGGTTAACGTCACAAGTCCGCGCAGCGCGCGCCCGCGGCGGCGCAGACGCCCCACGGCGGCGTGCACTCGCGTCGACGCTGCGCGCGCTGGTGGAACGTACGCACGACTTCACGGACTCCGCCTACACGTCGCACAACCACCGGCAGCGGATACTGGCGCTCGCCGAGCGGATAGCGTACGAGCTAGAGAGGCTCGTCGCTGTTGCTGTCTCAATG GAGGAGCAAGGCGCGACGGGCAGCGGCGCGGCGCTAGAGAGCGCGAGCGTAGGCGCAGCAAGCGCGGCGGCCGAGCTCGAGCGGGCGCTCGTGGAGGCGGCGCGGGACCAGGCGCGCGACCTGGGGCCGCTCGCCGACGACGCGAGGAGGCTAGCCTCCGACCTTGCACACATAG CTAGTTCCTGTGGTGAGAGAGAATCAGAGAGACTGCACAATATAGCCAGCCGGCTCCACGAACAATTAGATCACATAATAGAG GTATGCAAATTACTTAGACACATAGCAATGTCGGAGACGTTGCAAGTGAGCGCGAAGTTTGCGGAGATTAATCTGAGGATATACGGGCCACAAGTGGTGACGGCTGCGCGAACACTGGCCGCACACCCAG GCAGCGCAGCGGCGCGGGAGAACCTCGACGTGTTCGTGGACATGTGGGCGTGGTTGTTAGCAGACGCGGCGCGGCTGGCGCGCGAGTTGCTCGACCTCACGGGCGAGCGGCAAGACAAGCAGCAGTATAGCAGTTTGCCTAGGCCAGGG AAACATGGAACGACGAGTAAACCGTTAAAAGCAGTTAAATTAGACTCTGAAGAACAAGCGAAAATCGCCAAGTCAGGGCTGGAGATGAAAATGATGTCGTCGGAGATGGACGCGGAGACTGAGAAGTGGCAGGGGGCAGCTGCCGACGAGAACAACGATATTGTGAAAAG GGCAAAAAATATGTCTTCCATGGCCTTCGCTATGTATCAGTTTACAAAAGGCGAGGGCCGTTTAAACACTACCCAAGACCTCTTCACGCAAGCGGAGTACTTCGCCGAGGAAGCGAATAGActgtataaaataatacgacAATTTTCTTACCAG GTACCAGCAGGTACAACGAAAAAAGAATTGTTGGAACAATTAGATAAAGTCCCCACGTACGTGCAGCAACTACAATTTACAGTGAAAGAGCCCACAGTAGGCCGCGCAGCCACTTTCAGTAAAGTCGACAACGTCATCCAGGAAACGAAACATCTTATGAACGTCATAAGTAAAGTCGTCACTACATGTTTCGACTGCGCCAACAAGGTGACTGCCTCTTTCTCTCACATATATgacatatttacaattttcgAGCAACACGACGCACTTTTTGAAACCCTGAATTTTCTAGGCAACATTAAGACTTTAGTGCATTGGAACGTAATGTTCCTTAGGTACCTTTGCCGTGGGAGTCGAGTGTGGGAGTGGTTAAAAGGCACCAGAGTGTTGCACCTGTTAAGTACTTTAAAGATTCTACTTCATTCGTGA